In a genomic window of Bemisia tabaci chromosome 1, PGI_BMITA_v3:
- the l(3)76BDm gene encoding trafficking protein particle complex subunit 8: MAHSRCSPLEFIQNSFSPIVAVICSPSVDHICQKNNLGFIELLQPFCRLTSEVKLKEPSGSLISVKNLRVAFVDVNTRPPQPTLARKFLNESVSSLCDEKQTRLEIGNIVVDVPLSVPWFDSWRETFLQVQSPSDHEFTKHNIACMFVTSTLEPNPKDSLIYLSQQIQQTLSVSSNKLPKWFCPSILRYYVLVHEPLAGEQAVAEAVFETMKQSYGPNHCFFLPINSRPPGGNTVPIPDLWSPYLSNSADLHNTSSSSDSGPSDVISVSSDFSQTSSSNSTPAFVQNSDGKDSSVILHPLSPLSEDQKFPRPASGKSVVDGNSKMINPNVWSNEALLYKQYGAYLTAHDIDRIKLLVSEFIGKALIPYVESQIQSLHDIVANKKGVSRSLLSATKRWFGASKPGTPAASVPATSTMYSSDAPELQSRRLADLYFMFGAYALAYQTYHAAKRDFNADGAWLFYAGALEMAALSAFIMGTDLRKALEYSEESITTYLNSCGLPQFATRATLFTSECLKEKGMYCEAAKQLIRMTSEDSDLRSALLLEQASYCYLHSRKPRMPRKYAFNLVLAGHRFNKAGQKKHTLRCYNQAHQVYQGKEWSLAEDHIHLMIGRQAASLQQIQDSAAAFSRLLSRSSRQVPAQQALNLKEYLIIQQQLSDNETEAPILPLPLVDQSSIEVLLGPDTLSSPNNSMVPVAGVTFHQKPAEISKWCKVEEQLVGTATGSLPLTFKPSLSLLSDSTNNTVPPVSVCKEPINVNIGLKNLLHIAIPIQKLKLMWSCTLSDGSVVSDDDSVAETHCQESIILEPDCTTQVVLQVKPLKPGSLLITGISYCLASTVPSSPTESITVRGRQLLKPNGPPVKQTKDKMQGQPIFAPDYRLQLNILENAPCIHVFMLSISCELLCGELRHVSVLMKNTGNLPVSRILFSSPTPQFISLHSILPNSHSNPPPVKQKFEPCFSIPMERPLEPNGELSFDMWIRAPETKGAFSLDVLFYCEYYPLESNQKPRYRLVRHSWNLTVFESLNFSVIPTRSCQSSKSNELINFQLQVKNNNQPNDILSAEIDLVQVSLFSPCWQLCGKAFVPEKLTLQSQQSLYLVFQATRPTDNQTGGISSDINLSNSDEPTSLHSPFFDFLRRSISHSSQTSSQENKKDLNFGTTLDAVLIVRWKGRLVETGGKNRISMGQHHLRMKQFDVMVTCPPIIIQPKTKEPLTLLKIFGPDRNCDHVLAAANQQHELDASAIQQKLVMFTISHQQLVNHNFNENRLCMVPVKISLRNCSDSQLDVKVMAVLPPSRQNPVASTEGSSSFLWLGRTIRIISLKSYALYSVQLLAAISYPGSYNLGSRLVVSAKNEFMPNLVPQCWKFDTVVMVNNASS; encoded by the exons ATGGCCCACAGTCGTTGTTCGCCTCTGGAATTTATTCAGAATTCATTTTCCCCAATTGTTGCGGTAATTTGCAGCCCCTCTGTGGATCATATCTGCCAAAAAAACAATCTGGGATTCATCGAGTTACTGCAACCATTCTGCCGTCTAACTTCTGAAG tGAAACTCAAAGAACCATCAGGCAGTCTCATCTCTGTGAAGAATCTCCGAGTTGCTTTTGTGGATGTAAATACAAGACCCCCTCAACCAACACTTGCTCGTAAATTTCTGAATGAGTCAGTCAGTTCGCTTTGTGATGAAAAACAAACTAGACTTGAAATAG GAAATATTGTTGTTGATGTCCCCTTGTCAGTCCCTTGGTTTGACTCATGGCGAGAAACATTCCTACAAGTTCAATCGCCCTCAGATCATGAGTTCACTAAGCACAACATAGCTTGCATGTTCGTCACATCAACTCTTGAGCCTAATCCAAAAGACAGCTTAATTTATCTAAGCCAGCAAATCCAGCAAACATTGAGCGTCTCCTCAAACAAGCTGCCAAAATGGTTTTGTCCATCTATTTTGAGGTATTATGTCCTTGTCCACGAACCGCTGGCTGGAGAGCAAGCTGTTGCAGAAGCAGTATTCGAAACAATGAAACAGTCTTACGGACCAAATCATTGTTTCTTCCTTCCAATTAATTCTCGGCCACCAGGCGGTAATACTGTTCCAATACCGGATCTATGGAGTCCATACTTATCAAACAGTGCAGATCTGCATAATACAAGTAGTTCTAGTGATTCTGGCCCTAGTGATGTAATTAGTGTCTCCTCGGATTTTAGTCAAACAAGCAGCAGCAATAGCACACCTGCATTTGTGCAAAATTCAGATGGGAAAGATTCCTCTGTCATATTGCACCCTCTCAGTCCACTATCTGAGGATCAAAAATTTCCAAGGCCTGCCAGTGGTAAAAGTGTTGTAGATGGGAATTCAAAAATGATTAATCCAAATGTATGGTCGAATGAAGCTCTCCTTTATAAGCAATATGGTGCATACCTCACCGCCCACGACATCGATCGGATAAAGCTCCTTGTCAGTGAATTCATTGGAAAGGCGCTTATCCCTTACGTCGAGTCCCAAATTCAAAGTTTACATGATATTGTTGCCAATAAAAAGGGAGTGAGTAGATCTTTACTGAGCGCAACAAAAAGATGGTTTGGTGCCAGTAAACCAGGGACCCCAGCTGCGAGTGTTCCTGCAACTTCAACCATGTATAGTAGCGATGCTCCAGAACTCCAGTCTCGTAGACTCGCTGATCTTTACTTCATGTTCGGAGCTTATGCATTAGCGTACCAGACTTATCATGCTGCTAAGCGAGACTTTAATGCTGATGGTGCCTGGTTATTCTACGCAGGAGCTCTGGAAATGGCAGCTCTTTCTGCATTTATCATGGGGACAGATCTGCGCAAAGCGCTAGAATATTCAGAAGAAAGTATAACAACGTATCTCAACTCGTGTGG GCTACCACAATTTGCCACCCGAGCCACTCTTTTCACCTCTGAGTGTCTCAAAGAAAAAGGTATGTACTGTGAGGCAGCAAAACAACTGATTCGTATGACAAGTGAAGATTCAGATCTGCGAAGTGCTCTGCTTTTGGAGCAAGCGTCATATTGTTACTTACACTCTAGGAAGCCCCGAATGCCGCGAAAGTATGCATTTAACCTTGTCCTAGCAGGGCATAGATTCAATAAAGCTGGCCAGAAGAAGCATACCTTGAGATGTTACAATCAGGCTCatcag gTGTATCAAGGGAAAGAATGGAGCCTAGCTGAAGATCATATACATCTCATGATTGGGCGACAAGCTGCTTCTTTGCAACAAATTCAAGACTCCGCTGCAGCTTTTTCAAGATTGCTCTCCCGTTCTAGTCGACAAGTGCCTGCACAACAAGCTTTAAACTTAAAAGAATACTTGATTATTCAGCAA CAACTGAGTGACAATGAGACTGAAGCTCCGATCCTGCCATTACCACTAGTCGATCAGTCCTCCATAGAAGTTTTGCTTGGACCAGACACTCTGTCATCACCAAATAACTCAATGGTCCCTGTAGCTGGTGTTACATTTCATCAAAAGCCAGCCGAAATTTCAAA ATGGTGTAAAGTAGAAGAACAATTAGTAGGCACTGCAACAGGCTCGCTCCCACTAACATTCAAACCAAGCCTTTCGCTTTTATCAGATTCAACAAATAACACAGTTCCTCCAGTTTCAGTATGCAAAG AACCAATAAATGTAAATATTGGGTTGAAGAATTTATTGCATATTGCCATtccaattcaaaaattaaaattaatgtggTCATGCACTCTAAGTGATGGTAGTGTTGTCTCAGATGATGACTCTGTTGCTGAAACTCATTGTCAAGAGTCTATTATTTTAGAGCCGGATTGCACTACACAG GTGGTACTGCAGGTAAAACCATTGAAACCTGGGTCTCTTCTAATAACGGGTATAAGTTACTGTCTTGCGTCCACCGTCCCTAGTTCACCAACAGAATCTATTACTGTCAGAGGAAGACAATTGCTCAAGCCGAATGGACCGCCAGTGAAACAGACGAAAGATAAAATGCAAGGCCAGCCAATTTTTGCGCCTGATTATCGACTTCAGTTAAATATTCTCGAAAACGCTCCGTGCATACAT gTCTTTATGCTTAGCATATCTTGTGAGCTTCTGTGTGGCGAATTGAGGCATGTATCGGTTTTGATGAAAAACACTGGGAATCTTCCAGTGTCAAGGATTCTCTTTTCGTCACCCACTCCTCAGTTTATTTCATTACATTCCATTCTTCCAAACTCACACTCCAATCCACCACCAGTAAAGCAAAAATTTGAGCCGTGCTTTTCCATTCCAATGGAGCGACCTCTCGAACCCAACGGTGAGCTGAGCTTTGATATGTGGATACGTGCTCCGGAAACGAAAGGAGCATTTTCATTAGATGTCTTGTTTTACTGTGAATACTACCCTTTGGAGAGCAATCAAAAACCTAG GTACAGGCTTGTAAGACACTCCTGGAATTTGACTGTGTTCGAGTCGTTAAATTTTTCTGTGATCCCTACCAGAAGTTGTCAATCTAGTAAATCAAATGAGCTCATTAACTTTCAActtcaagtaaaaaataataatcag CCTAATGACATCTTGTCAGCTGAAATTGATTTAGTTCAAGTTTCTTTGTTCAGTCCATGTTGGCAACTCTGCGGAAAAGCATTTGTACCTGAGA AATTAACGCTACAGAGTCAGCAGTCATTGTACTTAGTTTTTCAAGCTACTCGGCCTACAGACAACCAGACTGGTGGAATCTCTTCAGATATCAATCTCTCTAACTCAGATGAGCCCACCTCTCTCCATTCTCCCTTTTTTGATTTCTTGCGCAGATCAATATCACACTCTAGTCAAACTTCCTCTCAAGAAAATAAGAAAGACCTTAACTTTGGGACAACACTAGATGCTGTACTTATTGTAAGATGGAAG GGTCGTCTAGTGGAGACAGGTGGGAAAAATAGGATCTCAATGGGGCAACATCACCTGCGGATGAAACAATTTGACGTAATGGTGACGTGCCCTCCAATCataatccagccaaaaaccaaGGAGCCATTGACATTACTTAAGATTTTTGGACCAGATCGAAACTGCGACCATGTCCTAGCTGCAGCAAATCAACAACATGAGCTCGATGCATCAGCCATCCAACAAAAATTGGTCATGTTCACGATCAGTCACCAGCAACTTGTTAATCACAATTTTAATGAGAATAG GCTGTGTATGGTTCCTGTCAAGATTTCATTGCGTAATTGCTCAGACTCTCAGTTGGATGTGAAAGTCATGGCAGTTCTCCCTCCCTCAAG ACAAAATCCTGTGGCATCAACAGAAGGCTCCTCCTCATTTTTATGGCTAGGACGCACTATTAGAATTATTAGTTTGAAGTCATACGCCCTCTATTCCGTGCAGCTTCTTGCTGCGATTTCATATCCAGGCTCATACAATCTCGGATCTCGCCTGGTAGTCTCCGCCAAGAATGAATTCATGCCAAACCTAGTACCCCAATGCTGGAAATTTGATACTGTTGTAATGGTAAACAATGCATCCTCCTAG